Sequence from the Nitrosopumilus maritimus SCM1 genome:
TGGACGAATTGTCCACAATTTTCCAAAAAATTGAAATTATTTTATTGATTTTTGATTATTGGTATAATTTCTATATTATTTGATTATAAAAATCATACTTTATTCCTAAAATATAATTATGATCGTTATATTTTTCAAAATTTTTACGTTATTCATGAAATTTTTATAACATATTTTATGCCTTGATCTCTTTACCTAAGAGGCAATTATACAAAGAAATTGCATCATCCTCATCTTTTGGTCCAACAACTACTGCAGACCCCTTTTTCATAAAACTTACAGACAAATCATTTGTTCGCATTGACAACCCCAAGTCACCCTGGTTATCTACAAGAAATCCTTTTTGTTTTGCAATGTTAGTAACTGCATCAACATCAAGTTCAAAAGTATCAGTTGGAGTAATAGAGTAAGTTCTCTTTCCTCTATTTCTTCCACACAATTCTTCTAAAATTAATTCTTCTTTTTGTACAACTTCAAGTTTCCCTGTTCCACAAATTGGACATTCGTCAGCTCTGAATGTTCTAGTACTATTGAAATCAAGACTTTCTAAATCAATATGTAAAATTCTTTCAGATAGATTTGGTTTTTTTCCAAGAATTATTTTTACAGCTTCTGCAACTTCAATTGCACCAACAATAGAAAGTATAGGGGGGTGAACACCTTCAATACTACATGTTGGCATTGTATCTTCGTTTAATTCAGGAAACATGCAAAAGTAACATGCGCTTTCTTTTGGCAATACAGTAAATGCTTGTCCAGATGTTCCAACTGCAGCGCCAGTAACAAATGGAATATTGTATTTTACACATGCTTTGTTTAGTGCATATCTAGCATTAACACTATCAAGTGCATCAATTACAACATCACATCCTTCAACAACTTCTAATGCAGTATAATCATTTATTGAAACAGCTAGAGCTTCAATTTTACAATCAGGGTTTAGTTTCTGTAATTTTTTTGCAGCTACTTCTACTTTAACCTGACCAACATCGTCTTCATCAAACATTATTTGTCTATGTAAGTTTGATAGTTCAATTACATCCCTATCAATAATTCGTAAATTTCCAACTCCCATTGTAGCTAGTCTAGAAATTATTGGATGTCCTAAACCTCCAGTTCCAACAACACACACTTTAGCATTTTTTAATTTTAATTGTCCACCATATCCAATCTCTTCAAGCATAACTTGTCTTGAAAATTTGTCAAGTTCTTTTGGAGAAAGTTCTTCAGAGCCACCAGCAACTGCAGGTAAAATATAGATTTCATCTCCATCTTTTAGAGCAGTTTCCATTCCAGAAGAAAATTTAGCATTTTTACCATTAATGTAAATATTAATCAATGAACGAGGAGTTCCATCACCTTCCAACACGCGTCTCTTAAAATCATCACCCATTTGTTCAGAGATTTTTGTAAATACATCTTGTAAGGAATCAGCTGGAATCTCTATCTTTTTTTCTCCTCCACCGTGATTTAACACAGATGGAATTGTAAATGTGATATTTGCCATTAGTTCACTACCGCCGATACTTCTGAAATGTCTGCCTTTAGTACATTTGGTTTTTCTAACACTTCCATAATTGATTCAGTTGCTTTGAGTCCGTTTCCAGTAACATAACATACAACTTTATCATTTTTGTCAATCTTTCCTTGTTCTACCATCTTCTGTAATACTGAAACAGATACTCCACCTGCAGGTTCTGTAAATATTCCTTCAGTCTTTGCTAGTAAAAGTATTGCATCAAGAATTTCTTTGTTATTACATTCTTCAGCAAATCCATTGTATTGTTCTAATCTTTTTAGAACATATCGCCCATCACCAGGATCTCCTATTGCAAGACTTTTTGCAACAGTGTCAGGATTCTCAACTGGAATTACATCTTTAGAATTTTTCTTAAATGCATCAACAACAGGAGCACAACCATGAGGTTGTGCTGCAATCATATGCATGTTAGATACATCATCAAGTAATGAAACTTGTTGTAGTTCTTCAAATCCTTTACATATAGCATTTAACATTGCACCGCTTCCAACTGGAACTATAAGTTGATCAGGAACATTCCAATCTAATTGCTCTGCAACTTCATAAGCTAATGTCTTTGAACCTTCAACATAATGTGAACGCATGTTAATATTTACAATTCCAATTCCTCTAGAGTCACCAATTTGAGCTGCAATTCTATTTGCGTCATCATATGTTCCATCAACTGCAACATAGTTTGCGCCATAAGATAATGCTTGAGCAATCTTTGCCATCTCAATATTACTTGGAGCAAATACATGACATGGGAATCCACCTTTTGCAGCATGAGCTGCAGTTGCAGATGCTAAATTACCTGTTGATGCACAGCCAACTGCAGATAATCCAAATTCTTTTGCTTTTGAGATTGCAACTCCAGCAGGTCTGTCCTTAAATGAAAATGTAGGATTTACAGAGTCATTTTTGATATAGAGATTGTTAAGATCAAGTGCTTTGCCTAGATTTTCAGCTTTTGTTAGAGGAGTTAGTCCTGCATCAATTGACACGATGTTAGATTTGTTTTCAATTGGCAGTAATTCAAAATATCTCCAGTATGTGTGTTCACGATTAGAAAAAGTATCTTTTGTAACTGTTGGAAAATCATATTTCACATCTAGAGGTCCAAAACAATCATCACAGATGTATTTGAAAGCAGTTTCATACTCCTTTTTACATTCCCTACATTGCAGCGAAGTTCTAGTCAAGATCAGTTTTTCCTCTTAAACTATAGATAAAAAATCCTAATATCAAGTTAAGTGATACTTAATTGAATACAACAAAAAATATAGTGAAAGATAGTAAAAATGTTAGAAAAATTATTTGCAATATCAAAGAAGCAATAAAAACTCGTTAAAAATCAAATTTTTCCAAAATTTTTTGATGAGGAAGGTTTTTAGTGATTTTTTTTCAATGGAGCATGTGAGTAATAAAGTCATAATTCCAATAACAGGAGTAATTATTGCAATTATTGCAATTGCTGTAGTTATGATAAATTTTGAACAACCAGAAACCATGGAAATTGAAGATACCATTGACAGAGAAATACAACCAGTTGAAGAGACCACGCCAGAAATTCAAGAAAAATTAGATGAAATTAAAAAAATAAATCTTGAAAATACATATTCTCCTAAAGATAGAGAATGGATTACATCAGGACCGTTTCAAATTGATCGAAGTGAGTATCTTCTAGGTGAAAAAATATTTCTGAGAATTGGGGGATTGGATTATAAAGAAAAAGGACAAGTAGTATTCCTTAGGCCATTAAACATAACTCATTATGAAGTTTATTGGTCTATACCATTTGATGGTGCAGATAAACCAGCATTTAATTATTATTTACAACCACAACTCTCAAAAATAAAAGGATATTGCAGTGTAGATGACTTTGTTGGTGATTGGAGAGTCGTTTTTAGAGGAACGGATTATCAAAATTTAGAATTTAAAATAATAGAAGATATTCTTCCAGGAGATGAAAATAATTATCAACCTGTATGCTAAGGAATTATTTTAATTCATTATGAAAACAAACTCTTTCACCAGTATGACATGCAGGTCCTGATGGTTCTACCAAGTAAATTATTGCATCAGAATCACAATCAACAAGAATTTCTTTAATCTCTTGTGTGTTACCTGATTCTTCTCCTTTCATCCAAAGTTTATTTCTAGAACGACTGTAAAACCAAGATTTTCGTGTTTTCTTTGCAAGTTCTAATGATTCCCTATTAGAATAAGCAAGAGTAAGAACTTCTTTGGTATTTGCATCTTGTACGATTACAGGTACAAGGCCACCACTTTTTTCAAAATCGATATCATCAATTGTTTTATCCATAATTATTCATTACAGAATTTCTTTATAATCGTACAGAGATGTTTTTGTCTCGAAGAATTTTTTTAACTTGATTGACAGACTGGTTTTCATAGTGAAAGATTGAGGCTGCTAAAGCTGCATCAACGTCAGATTTTACAAAGATTTCAGACATATCTTCAGGTTTGCCACAACCACCTGAAGCAATAACAGGTACAGAAACAGTATCAACTATTTTTTTGGTAAGTAAAATATCATATCCATCCTTAGTTCCATCTTTGTCAATACTAGTTAGAAGTACTTCACCAGCTCCAAGTTCGGTTGCTTTTTTTGCCCATTGAATTGCATCAAGTCCGGTTTCTTGTTTTCCACCATAAATGAAAACTTCAAACCAGAATTTTTTTCCATTTTCTTCAAACATTGTTTTAGTAGAATCTTCAGAATAGTTTCGTTTTGCATCTATAGCTACCACAACACACTGTTTTCCAAATATAGTCATGAGTTCAGTTAGCAATTCAGGATTTTTTACAGCTCCAGTGTTTACTCCAACTTTGTCTGCACCACTAAGTAAAATATTTCTTGCATCATCCATACTATTCACTCCACCACCAACAGTAAATGGAATATCAATTACTTTGGCAACATTAGATACTAATTCTTTGATTGTTTTTCTTTTTTCTTGCGATGCAGTAATATCTAAAAACACTAATTCATCTGCTCCATCTTTACTATATTTGGCAGCAAGCTCTACAGGATCGCCTGCGTCTTTAATTGATTCAAAGTTTAGTCCCTTTACAACTCGGCCATTATCTACATCCAAACATGGAATAATTCTTTTAGTTAACAAGTTGTTTTGCCTCCTCAATGGAAATTTTATTTTCATACAATGCTTTTCCTAGAATTACAGCAAATGCATTTTTTCTTTGTACATCAGACACATCATCAATATTTGAAATTCCACCACTTGCAATAACATTTGCATTTTGTACAGCACATGCTTTTTCTAAATATTCCAAGTCTGGTCCTTCCAATGTTCCATCTTTACTTACATTTGTGAGTAAGAATTCAGTAAATCCCATACTCACAAATTCATTTATTGCATCTAGCAAAGGAGTCTTCGTACTCTCTTGCCAACCATGAGTAACAATGAATCCATCTATATGATCAACTGAAATTACAATTTTTGAAAAATCATATTTTTTGGCAATTCGTTGTAACATTTCTTTATCTTTGAATGCCATAGTACCAATTACAACTCTATTTGAAAAAGAAATTGCTCTATCAATAATTTCTTCATTACGTAAACCGCCAGCTACCTCAACAGGAATTGATAGTTCTTTAGAAATTTTTTCAATCAAATCCAAATTACTGCCAGTCCCAATAGTAGCATCCAAATCAACAATATGCAACATATCCGCACCTGCTTTTTGCCATTTTTTGGCAACAGATACAGGATCATCACTGTATACAGTTTTCTGTTTAGGATCTCCTTTGTATAGTCTGACTACT
This genomic interval carries:
- the thrC gene encoding threonine synthase produces the protein MTRTSLQCRECKKEYETAFKYICDDCFGPLDVKYDFPTVTKDTFSNREHTYWRYFELLPIENKSNIVSIDAGLTPLTKAENLGKALDLNNLYIKNDSVNPTFSFKDRPAGVAISKAKEFGLSAVGCASTGNLASATAAHAAKGGFPCHVFAPSNIEMAKIAQALSYGANYVAVDGTYDDANRIAAQIGDSRGIGIVNINMRSHYVEGSKTLAYEVAEQLDWNVPDQLIVPVGSGAMLNAICKGFEELQQVSLLDDVSNMHMIAAQPHGCAPVVDAFKKNSKDVIPVENPDTVAKSLAIGDPGDGRYVLKRLEQYNGFAEECNNKEILDAILLLAKTEGIFTEPAGGVSVSVLQKMVEQGKIDKNDKVVCYVTGNGLKATESIMEVLEKPNVLKADISEVSAVVN
- a CDS encoding ThiF family adenylyltransferase; the encoded protein is MANITFTIPSVLNHGGGEKKIEIPADSLQDVFTKISEQMGDDFKRRVLEGDGTPRSLINIYINGKNAKFSSGMETALKDGDEIYILPAVAGGSEELSPKELDKFSRQVMLEEIGYGGQLKLKNAKVCVVGTGGLGHPIISRLATMGVGNLRIIDRDVIELSNLHRQIMFDEDDVGQVKVEVAAKKLQKLNPDCKIEALAVSINDYTALEVVEGCDVVIDALDSVNARYALNKACVKYNIPFVTGAAVGTSGQAFTVLPKESACYFCMFPELNEDTMPTCSIEGVHPPILSIVGAIEVAEAVKIILGKKPNLSERILHIDLESLDFNSTRTFRADECPICGTGKLEVVQKEELILEELCGRNRGKRTYSITPTDTFELDVDAVTNIAKQKGFLVDNQGDLGLSMRTNDLSVSFMKKGSAVVVGPKDEDDAISLYNCLLGKEIKA
- the hisI gene encoding phosphoribosyl-AMP cyclohydrolase, producing the protein MDKTIDDIDFEKSGGLVPVIVQDANTKEVLTLAYSNRESLELAKKTRKSWFYSRSRNKLWMKGEESGNTQEIKEILVDCDSDAIIYLVEPSGPACHTGERVCFHNELK
- the hisA gene encoding 1-(5-phosphoribosyl)-5-[(5-phosphoribosylamino)methylideneamino]imidazole-4-carboxamide isomerase produces the protein MKIIPAIDLMDGQVVRLYKGDPKQKTVYSDDPVSVAKKWQKAGADMLHIVDLDATIGTGSNLDLIEKISKELSIPVEVAGGLRNEEIIDRAISFSNRVVIGTMAFKDKEMLQRIAKKYDFSKIVISVDHIDGFIVTHGWQESTKTPLLDAINEFVSMGFTEFLLTNVSKDGTLEGPDLEYLEKACAVQNANVIASGGISNIDDVSDVQRKNAFAVILGKALYENKISIEEAKQLVN
- the hisF gene encoding imidazole glycerol phosphate synthase subunit HisF, which translates into the protein MLTKRIIPCLDVDNGRVVKGLNFESIKDAGDPVELAAKYSKDGADELVFLDITASQEKRKTIKELVSNVAKVIDIPFTVGGGVNSMDDARNILLSGADKVGVNTGAVKNPELLTELMTIFGKQCVVVAIDAKRNYSEDSTKTMFEENGKKFWFEVFIYGGKQETGLDAIQWAKKATELGAGEVLLTSIDKDGTKDGYDILLTKKIVDTVSVPVIASGGCGKPEDMSEIFVKSDVDAALAASIFHYENQSVNQVKKILRDKNISVRL